The following proteins are co-located in the Halictus rubicundus isolate RS-2024b chromosome 1, iyHalRubi1_principal, whole genome shotgun sequence genome:
- the Med16 gene encoding mediator complex subunit 16 isoform X1 codes for MDLQYIVNRKVTSKPFINQESNLIFSLYEGQSLCSLSSRNIAAFTTTTELDDNSGKTWGSHVYVCDLNMPWHTHKLLSSKNSITALEWDLPGDKLVVADATGNVQLWMFKDHVLNDWVLIGSTCFVGEHILGAAWFHNGKKTGLVTEKKDSIHYSEKFNHLPFAPSVRQFGGRAAEGVLVVSTTGMVGALMITKDFQNPICFSTESLGSMRHRITAVDLCYGKNGHILVAVSSGNICLPIRCYRVLVRKNDDKCSITSQALPSFFLQDGAPKDNTYTSVTHLKFVVREDADSLVVAVNSDSGGIVEVWELREKSQPVHKLFQPKTLEPFKTVVVWQHQSQYRCQSPITAIATTKLSIVTTLPPPSYVVVALADSSVHCLSRDCLKEISLSTLNMAWRPDEPNNKYFKNTISIASIDLSWLGCVLLACDTRGNLYLYKLLPDGGPSITLTYACTLLEYCLVTGLDWLDILLCLRSSMIEPLCERLDVSFNRQLQPIQQYHYIQFLCIKTSLYRMLVSGQSKAADLSSLLMIHSVATAFKSLLRPSDLISHDKGPAESLAAVINDAITDVDKVLLHLDPKEFTVEPSTLQSLQQLIQWVADLALNLLARLPEQRLQMKTGGYELLKDHKALNTLRELLVIIRIWGLLRPSCLPVFLRSADNLDVLALLFRLLSKLVQPNGDTQSQQVDDGLIDDCCLLPNQIMIPQLHQGNSITAIATPILFYQSFPLQLEYGVESEQLLFVPELNSVEGCMHSGQIVDGIRHLYLGKQPLLVKQCTRCGGKAQVQNMTRTAAIRAWDQRWARACRCGGIWRIHKTCP; via the exons ATGGATTTACAGTATATTGTAAATAGAAAAGTGACATCGAAACCTTTTATAAATCAAGAAAG taatctaatttttagcctcTATGAAGGACAATCCTTATGCTCGTTATCTAGTCGAAATATAGCAGCGTTTACTACAACTACGGAGTTAGACGATAATAGTGGAAAAACATGGGGATCGCATGTTTATGTTTGCGATTTAAATATGCCTTGGCATACTCACAA GCTATTATCAAGCAAAAACTCTATTACCGCATTAGAATGGGATCTACCAGGTGATAAACTAGTTGTTGCTGATGCCACAGGGAACGTACAACTATGGATGTTTAAGGATCATGTCCTTAATGATTGGGTATTAATTGGTTCCACATGTTTTGTTGGGGAACATATATTAGGTGCAGCTTGGTTTCATAATGGGAAAAAG ACAGGACTTGTCACTGAGAAAAAAGATAGTATTCACTATAGTGAGAAATTTAATCATTTACCCTTTGCTCCTTCTGTAAGACAATTTGGTGGTAGAGCAGCAGAAGGAGTATTAGTCGTATCGACAACAGGAATGGTTGGTGCACTGATGATTACAAAAGATTTCCAAAATCCTATTTGTTTTTCAACAGAAAGCTTAGGCAGTATGAGGCATAGGATAACTGCAGTTGACTTGTGTTATGGCAAAA ATGGCCATATTTTGGTAGCTGTAAGCAGTGGGAATATCTGTTTGCCAATTAGATGTTACAGAGTATTAGTTCGCAAAAATGATGATAAGTGCTCTATTACGTCGCAAGCACTGCCAAGTTTTTTCCTGCAAGATGGAGCACCCAAAGACAATACAT ATACAAGTGTGACCCACTTGAAGTTTGTAGTTCGGGAAGACGCAGATTCCTTAGTTGTTGCTGTTAACAGTGATAGCGGAGGTATTGTAGAAGTATGGGAGTTGCGAGAAAAATCGCAACCAGTTCATAAGTTATTTCAGCCCAAAACATTAGAACCATTTAAAACTGTAGTG GTATGGCAACATCAATCACAATATCGTTGCCAATCTCCAATAACAGCAATAGCGACTACAAAATTATCAATAGTTACCACGTTGCCGCCTCCGAGTTACGTTGTAGTAGCTTTGGCGGATTCATCAGTGCATTGCTTAAGCCGTGATTGTCTGAAAGAAATCTCTCTTTCGACTTTGAACATGGCTTGGCGGCCCGATGAACcaaacaataaatattttaaaaataccaTCTCTATAGCGAGCATAGATTTATCGTGGCTGGGTTGCGTTCTCTTGGCTTGTGATACAcgaggaaatttatatttatacaaaCTCCTACCGGATGGAG GGCCATCAATAACATTAACATACGCTTGTACACTCTTAGAATACTGTCTTGTAACTGGACTAGACTGGTTAGACATATTGTTATGTTTAAGATCGTCGATGATTGAACCATTATGCGAAAGGTTGGACGTTTCTTTCAATAGGCAGTTACAGCCTATACAGCAGTATCATTACATACAATTCCTTTGTATCAAGACGTCGTTATACAG AATGTTAGTATCTGGGCAAAGCAAAGCAGCAGACTTATCGTCGTTGCTTATGATTCATTCAGTGGCAACAGCTTTTAAATCGTTGTTACGACCGTCTGATTTGATTTCTCATGATAAGGGACCAGCAGAGAGTTTAGCAGCAGTCATTAACGATGCAATTACGGATGTAGATAAG GTACTCTTGCATCTTGATCCCAAGGAATTTACCGTAGAACCTAGTACGCTTCAATCGTTGCAACAATTAATTCAATGGGTAGCAGATCTGGCTTTAAATCTCTTAGCTCGCCTTCCAGAGCAACGGTTACAAATGAAAACCGGTGGT TACGAGCTTCTCAAGGATCATAAGGCCTTAAATACGTTGAGAGAGCTACTAGTGATTATACGTATATGGGGTTTACTGCGTCCTTCGTGTCTGCCAGTATTTCTTCGCAGCGCCGATAATCTCGACGTGTTGGCATTGTTGTTCCGTTTATTGTCAAAATTGGTGCAACCGAACGGAGATACTCAATCCCAACAAGTAGATGATGGACTAATAG ATGACTGTTGCCTGCTACCAAATCAGATCATGATACCCCAATTACATCAGGGTAATAGCATAACAGCTATAGCTACACCTATTCTGTTTTATCAGAGTTTTCCCTTACAG TTGGAGTATGGTGTGGAATCTGAACAGTTATTATTTGTACCTGAGCTTAATTCAGTTGAAGGCTGTATGCATAGTGGACAGATCGTAGACGGTATTAGACATTTGTATCTTGGGAAACAACCACTTCTTGTTAAACAGTGTACAAG atgTGGTGGAAAAGCTCAAGTTCAAAATATGACAAGAACAGCTGCAATTAGAGCATGGGATCAAAGATGGGCCAGAGCTTGTCGTTGCGGTGGCATTTGGCGAATTCATAAAACCTGTCCGTGA
- the Med16 gene encoding mediator complex subunit 16 isoform X3, with translation MDLQYIVNRKVTSKPFINQESNLIFSLYEGQSLCSLSSRNIAAFTTTTELDDNSGKTWGSHVYVCDLNMPWHTHKLLSSKNSITALEWDLPGDKLVVADATGNVQLWMFKDHVLNDWVLIGSTCFVGEHILGAAWFHNGKKTGLVTEKKDSIHYSEKFNHLPFAPSVRQFGGRAAEGVLVVSTTGMVGALMITKDFQNPICFSTESLGSMRHRITAVDLCYGKNGHILVAVSSGNICLPIRCYRVLVRKNDDKCSITSQALPSFFLQDGAPKDNTYTSVTHLKFVVREDADSLVVAVNSDSGGIVEVWELREKSQPVHKLFQPKTLEPFKTVVVWQHQSQYRCQSPITAIATTKLSIVTTLPPPSYVVVALADSSVHCLSRDCLKEISLSTLNMAWRPDEPNNKYFKNTISIASIDLSWLGCVLLACDTRGNLYLYKLLPDGGPSITLTYACTLLEYCLVTGLDWLDILLCLRSSMIEPLCERLDVSFNRQLQPIQQYHYIQFLCIKTSLYRMLVSGQSKAADLSSLLMIHSVATAFKSLLRPSDLISHDKGPAESLAAVINDAITDVDKEFTVEPSTLQSLQQLIQWVADLALNLLARLPEQRLQMKTGGYELLKDHKALNTLRELLVIIRIWGLLRPSCLPVFLRSADNLDVLALLFRLLSKLVQPNGDTQSQQVDDGLIDDCCLLPNQIMIPQLHQGNSITAIATPILFYQSFPLQLEYGVESEQLLFVPELNSVEGCMHSGQIVDGIRHLYLGKQPLLVKQCTRCGGKAQVQNMTRTAAIRAWDQRWARACRCGGIWRIHKTCP, from the exons ATGGATTTACAGTATATTGTAAATAGAAAAGTGACATCGAAACCTTTTATAAATCAAGAAAG taatctaatttttagcctcTATGAAGGACAATCCTTATGCTCGTTATCTAGTCGAAATATAGCAGCGTTTACTACAACTACGGAGTTAGACGATAATAGTGGAAAAACATGGGGATCGCATGTTTATGTTTGCGATTTAAATATGCCTTGGCATACTCACAA GCTATTATCAAGCAAAAACTCTATTACCGCATTAGAATGGGATCTACCAGGTGATAAACTAGTTGTTGCTGATGCCACAGGGAACGTACAACTATGGATGTTTAAGGATCATGTCCTTAATGATTGGGTATTAATTGGTTCCACATGTTTTGTTGGGGAACATATATTAGGTGCAGCTTGGTTTCATAATGGGAAAAAG ACAGGACTTGTCACTGAGAAAAAAGATAGTATTCACTATAGTGAGAAATTTAATCATTTACCCTTTGCTCCTTCTGTAAGACAATTTGGTGGTAGAGCAGCAGAAGGAGTATTAGTCGTATCGACAACAGGAATGGTTGGTGCACTGATGATTACAAAAGATTTCCAAAATCCTATTTGTTTTTCAACAGAAAGCTTAGGCAGTATGAGGCATAGGATAACTGCAGTTGACTTGTGTTATGGCAAAA ATGGCCATATTTTGGTAGCTGTAAGCAGTGGGAATATCTGTTTGCCAATTAGATGTTACAGAGTATTAGTTCGCAAAAATGATGATAAGTGCTCTATTACGTCGCAAGCACTGCCAAGTTTTTTCCTGCAAGATGGAGCACCCAAAGACAATACAT ATACAAGTGTGACCCACTTGAAGTTTGTAGTTCGGGAAGACGCAGATTCCTTAGTTGTTGCTGTTAACAGTGATAGCGGAGGTATTGTAGAAGTATGGGAGTTGCGAGAAAAATCGCAACCAGTTCATAAGTTATTTCAGCCCAAAACATTAGAACCATTTAAAACTGTAGTG GTATGGCAACATCAATCACAATATCGTTGCCAATCTCCAATAACAGCAATAGCGACTACAAAATTATCAATAGTTACCACGTTGCCGCCTCCGAGTTACGTTGTAGTAGCTTTGGCGGATTCATCAGTGCATTGCTTAAGCCGTGATTGTCTGAAAGAAATCTCTCTTTCGACTTTGAACATGGCTTGGCGGCCCGATGAACcaaacaataaatattttaaaaataccaTCTCTATAGCGAGCATAGATTTATCGTGGCTGGGTTGCGTTCTCTTGGCTTGTGATACAcgaggaaatttatatttatacaaaCTCCTACCGGATGGAG GGCCATCAATAACATTAACATACGCTTGTACACTCTTAGAATACTGTCTTGTAACTGGACTAGACTGGTTAGACATATTGTTATGTTTAAGATCGTCGATGATTGAACCATTATGCGAAAGGTTGGACGTTTCTTTCAATAGGCAGTTACAGCCTATACAGCAGTATCATTACATACAATTCCTTTGTATCAAGACGTCGTTATACAG AATGTTAGTATCTGGGCAAAGCAAAGCAGCAGACTTATCGTCGTTGCTTATGATTCATTCAGTGGCAACAGCTTTTAAATCGTTGTTACGACCGTCTGATTTGATTTCTCATGATAAGGGACCAGCAGAGAGTTTAGCAGCAGTCATTAACGATGCAATTACGGATGTAGATAAG GAATTTACCGTAGAACCTAGTACGCTTCAATCGTTGCAACAATTAATTCAATGGGTAGCAGATCTGGCTTTAAATCTCTTAGCTCGCCTTCCAGAGCAACGGTTACAAATGAAAACCGGTGGT TACGAGCTTCTCAAGGATCATAAGGCCTTAAATACGTTGAGAGAGCTACTAGTGATTATACGTATATGGGGTTTACTGCGTCCTTCGTGTCTGCCAGTATTTCTTCGCAGCGCCGATAATCTCGACGTGTTGGCATTGTTGTTCCGTTTATTGTCAAAATTGGTGCAACCGAACGGAGATACTCAATCCCAACAAGTAGATGATGGACTAATAG ATGACTGTTGCCTGCTACCAAATCAGATCATGATACCCCAATTACATCAGGGTAATAGCATAACAGCTATAGCTACACCTATTCTGTTTTATCAGAGTTTTCCCTTACAG TTGGAGTATGGTGTGGAATCTGAACAGTTATTATTTGTACCTGAGCTTAATTCAGTTGAAGGCTGTATGCATAGTGGACAGATCGTAGACGGTATTAGACATTTGTATCTTGGGAAACAACCACTTCTTGTTAAACAGTGTACAAG atgTGGTGGAAAAGCTCAAGTTCAAAATATGACAAGAACAGCTGCAATTAGAGCATGGGATCAAAGATGGGCCAGAGCTTGTCGTTGCGGTGGCATTTGGCGAATTCATAAAACCTGTCCGTGA
- the Med16 gene encoding mediator complex subunit 16 isoform X2 — translation MDLQYIVNRKVTSKPFINQESLYEGQSLCSLSSRNIAAFTTTTELDDNSGKTWGSHVYVCDLNMPWHTHKLLSSKNSITALEWDLPGDKLVVADATGNVQLWMFKDHVLNDWVLIGSTCFVGEHILGAAWFHNGKKTGLVTEKKDSIHYSEKFNHLPFAPSVRQFGGRAAEGVLVVSTTGMVGALMITKDFQNPICFSTESLGSMRHRITAVDLCYGKNGHILVAVSSGNICLPIRCYRVLVRKNDDKCSITSQALPSFFLQDGAPKDNTYTSVTHLKFVVREDADSLVVAVNSDSGGIVEVWELREKSQPVHKLFQPKTLEPFKTVVVWQHQSQYRCQSPITAIATTKLSIVTTLPPPSYVVVALADSSVHCLSRDCLKEISLSTLNMAWRPDEPNNKYFKNTISIASIDLSWLGCVLLACDTRGNLYLYKLLPDGGPSITLTYACTLLEYCLVTGLDWLDILLCLRSSMIEPLCERLDVSFNRQLQPIQQYHYIQFLCIKTSLYRMLVSGQSKAADLSSLLMIHSVATAFKSLLRPSDLISHDKGPAESLAAVINDAITDVDKVLLHLDPKEFTVEPSTLQSLQQLIQWVADLALNLLARLPEQRLQMKTGGYELLKDHKALNTLRELLVIIRIWGLLRPSCLPVFLRSADNLDVLALLFRLLSKLVQPNGDTQSQQVDDGLIDDCCLLPNQIMIPQLHQGNSITAIATPILFYQSFPLQLEYGVESEQLLFVPELNSVEGCMHSGQIVDGIRHLYLGKQPLLVKQCTRCGGKAQVQNMTRTAAIRAWDQRWARACRCGGIWRIHKTCP, via the exons ATGGATTTACAGTATATTGTAAATAGAAAAGTGACATCGAAACCTTTTATAAATCAAGAAAG cctcTATGAAGGACAATCCTTATGCTCGTTATCTAGTCGAAATATAGCAGCGTTTACTACAACTACGGAGTTAGACGATAATAGTGGAAAAACATGGGGATCGCATGTTTATGTTTGCGATTTAAATATGCCTTGGCATACTCACAA GCTATTATCAAGCAAAAACTCTATTACCGCATTAGAATGGGATCTACCAGGTGATAAACTAGTTGTTGCTGATGCCACAGGGAACGTACAACTATGGATGTTTAAGGATCATGTCCTTAATGATTGGGTATTAATTGGTTCCACATGTTTTGTTGGGGAACATATATTAGGTGCAGCTTGGTTTCATAATGGGAAAAAG ACAGGACTTGTCACTGAGAAAAAAGATAGTATTCACTATAGTGAGAAATTTAATCATTTACCCTTTGCTCCTTCTGTAAGACAATTTGGTGGTAGAGCAGCAGAAGGAGTATTAGTCGTATCGACAACAGGAATGGTTGGTGCACTGATGATTACAAAAGATTTCCAAAATCCTATTTGTTTTTCAACAGAAAGCTTAGGCAGTATGAGGCATAGGATAACTGCAGTTGACTTGTGTTATGGCAAAA ATGGCCATATTTTGGTAGCTGTAAGCAGTGGGAATATCTGTTTGCCAATTAGATGTTACAGAGTATTAGTTCGCAAAAATGATGATAAGTGCTCTATTACGTCGCAAGCACTGCCAAGTTTTTTCCTGCAAGATGGAGCACCCAAAGACAATACAT ATACAAGTGTGACCCACTTGAAGTTTGTAGTTCGGGAAGACGCAGATTCCTTAGTTGTTGCTGTTAACAGTGATAGCGGAGGTATTGTAGAAGTATGGGAGTTGCGAGAAAAATCGCAACCAGTTCATAAGTTATTTCAGCCCAAAACATTAGAACCATTTAAAACTGTAGTG GTATGGCAACATCAATCACAATATCGTTGCCAATCTCCAATAACAGCAATAGCGACTACAAAATTATCAATAGTTACCACGTTGCCGCCTCCGAGTTACGTTGTAGTAGCTTTGGCGGATTCATCAGTGCATTGCTTAAGCCGTGATTGTCTGAAAGAAATCTCTCTTTCGACTTTGAACATGGCTTGGCGGCCCGATGAACcaaacaataaatattttaaaaataccaTCTCTATAGCGAGCATAGATTTATCGTGGCTGGGTTGCGTTCTCTTGGCTTGTGATACAcgaggaaatttatatttatacaaaCTCCTACCGGATGGAG GGCCATCAATAACATTAACATACGCTTGTACACTCTTAGAATACTGTCTTGTAACTGGACTAGACTGGTTAGACATATTGTTATGTTTAAGATCGTCGATGATTGAACCATTATGCGAAAGGTTGGACGTTTCTTTCAATAGGCAGTTACAGCCTATACAGCAGTATCATTACATACAATTCCTTTGTATCAAGACGTCGTTATACAG AATGTTAGTATCTGGGCAAAGCAAAGCAGCAGACTTATCGTCGTTGCTTATGATTCATTCAGTGGCAACAGCTTTTAAATCGTTGTTACGACCGTCTGATTTGATTTCTCATGATAAGGGACCAGCAGAGAGTTTAGCAGCAGTCATTAACGATGCAATTACGGATGTAGATAAG GTACTCTTGCATCTTGATCCCAAGGAATTTACCGTAGAACCTAGTACGCTTCAATCGTTGCAACAATTAATTCAATGGGTAGCAGATCTGGCTTTAAATCTCTTAGCTCGCCTTCCAGAGCAACGGTTACAAATGAAAACCGGTGGT TACGAGCTTCTCAAGGATCATAAGGCCTTAAATACGTTGAGAGAGCTACTAGTGATTATACGTATATGGGGTTTACTGCGTCCTTCGTGTCTGCCAGTATTTCTTCGCAGCGCCGATAATCTCGACGTGTTGGCATTGTTGTTCCGTTTATTGTCAAAATTGGTGCAACCGAACGGAGATACTCAATCCCAACAAGTAGATGATGGACTAATAG ATGACTGTTGCCTGCTACCAAATCAGATCATGATACCCCAATTACATCAGGGTAATAGCATAACAGCTATAGCTACACCTATTCTGTTTTATCAGAGTTTTCCCTTACAG TTGGAGTATGGTGTGGAATCTGAACAGTTATTATTTGTACCTGAGCTTAATTCAGTTGAAGGCTGTATGCATAGTGGACAGATCGTAGACGGTATTAGACATTTGTATCTTGGGAAACAACCACTTCTTGTTAAACAGTGTACAAG atgTGGTGGAAAAGCTCAAGTTCAAAATATGACAAGAACAGCTGCAATTAGAGCATGGGATCAAAGATGGGCCAGAGCTTGTCGTTGCGGTGGCATTTGGCGAATTCATAAAACCTGTCCGTGA
- the LOC143358102 gene encoding uncharacterized protein LOC143358102, with the protein MSEALAVKHKNSLALTEQKLLQEQSGKRRCCQCTEPYKLTVFCIVMLCVFVLYWFVLGPLLIHAVHGSKNDHYSKHIFITYWVTAFFIWIFVTLCITVVWKCVDTKQDKKVKLQTYGTSSEMTLGPMTNEKGGPTHSVKFVETKEDKITDKEKIKSEPDETDKNNSLEMRRNRSRKHKDLPPLVIHRRNSGNNIENTGKVNLNSDSDGNGEDSDALKSGNIVPKIQRQSMQDYLKLVTVTPDDDTNTPKSPKGPLSPRELFFIDLIKAAEEADQNKENGSAKVPDGKHFFPNDFSSNEKGVAADAPNEKKSSENPLPNSDPESTYFIANVESPKSEKTEVYIDVNPENTKEIVAPHSINLIIKDSAIAIEEETQDNESEKPKEKVVVFKV; encoded by the coding sequence ATGAGTGAAGCTCTTGCTGTGAAACACAAGAACTCGTTGGCTTTAACAGAGCAGAAGTTACTTCAAGAGCAAAGTGGGAAAAGACGTTGTTGTCAATGCACAGAACCATATAAACTAACTGTATTTTGCATAGTAATGCTATGCGTGTTTGTACTTTATTGGTTCGTACTAGGACCACTTTTAATCCATGCAGTTCACGGTAGCAAAAATGACCATTACTCGAAACATATATTCATTACATATTGGGTCACAGCATTTTTCATTTGGATCTTTGTTACGCTGTGCATAACTGTAGTTTGGAAATGCGTTGATACTAAGCAAGATAAGAAAGTTAAATTGCAAACATATGGCACTAGCAGTGAAATGACACTGGGGCCAATGACCAATGAAAAAGGCGGTCCTACGCATAGTGTAAAGTTTGTAGAAACAAAAGAGGACAAAATTACAGAtaaggaaaaaattaaaagtgaACCCGATGAGACAGATAAAAACAATTCTCTTGAAATGCGACGAAATAGGAGTAGGAAGCACAAAGATCTTCCACCTCTTGTGATACATCGTCGTAACTCGGGCAATAATATTGAAAACACCGGCAAAGTAAATCTGAACAGTGATTCTGATGGAAACGGAGAAGACAGTGATGCATTAAAATCGGGAAACATCGTCCCTAAAATTCAACGGCAATCGATGCAAGACTATTTGAAACTGGTGACGGTTACACCGGATGACGACACGAATACTCCAAAATCTCCAAAAGGACCTCTGTCGCCaagagaattattttttattgatcTCATCAAGGCAGCCGAGGAAGCTGatcaaaataaagaaaatggcAGTGCTAAAGTGCCAGACGGGAAACATTTTTTCCCAAATGATTTCTCGTCTAACGAAAAGGGCGTTGCCGCTGATGCACCAAATGAGAAAAAATCCTCGGAAAATCCGTTACCGAACAGCGATCCCGAATCAACTTATTTTATCGCAAATGTAGAAAGTCCAAAGAGCGAGAAAACCGAAGTATACATAGATGTTAATCCAGAAAATACAAAAGAAATAGTTGCACCTCATTCGATCAATTTAAtaatcaaagactcagcgatcGCGATAGAAGAAGAGACACAAGACAATGAAAGTGAAAAGCCTAAAGAAAAAGTTGTTGTATTTAAAGTGTAA